CTCACCCTAAACAGTAAGTGATTAACGATGCTGAATTGTACTCAGCAATGTTACTTGCTACAACGGAGGTTACCTCCCTTCGGGTTCACAGTCGCCTGCGGAGGGAAACCCTCCCGCAGCGCTGATTCACCGCAACGCAGTGGCTCCTTAGCATTTCTATCTTCCGAGGTTTAATTTTCCATGTCTGTGCCGCCACTACGCCTCCACAATCACTTTGAGCCTTACATTAGTGGCGATGTGACTATTCATCCCAGTGCGGTGTTAGCACCTGGCGTGATACTCCAAGCAGCTACCAACAGTAAAATCATTATTGGCACTGGTGTCTGTATTGGTATGGGGTCAATTCTCCAAGTCAATGAAGGAACCCTAGAAGTAGAAGCAGGTGCTAACTTGGGGGCTGGTTTTTTGATGGTAGGAGCAGGCAAAATTGGTACTAATGCTTGTATTGGTGCAGCAACAACAGTTTTTAATTGTTCTGTAGAACCGGGAAGAGTAGTACCACCAAGCTCAGTGTTAGGAGATACTAGCCGTCAGATTAGTCTGTCCCAAACACAAGAGCCACTAACTAATAACGCTGTTTCTCCTAATCTCCAAGAGCAACAACCAGAGGAGAATAATTTTGTGGGAAGTCAGGAAAAACCTATTTCTATTTCCTCAACTAATCTTTCTGCTTCTGCTTTCTTGGAGTTAAACCACCAGTCTATTTCAATTCCTCAACCTTCGCCCACACCCTCTGCTCAACCACCACCGCCTGAGCAAGATGAAACTGCTGCTGGTTCATCAGAAATTAGTGCGGATAACTCTGAATCTTCGGATATTTTTGGAACTCAAATTTATGGGCAAGGTAGTATTCACAGGCTATTAACGACATTATTTCCCCATAGACAATCCTTGAACAATCCTAAGTCTGACGAACCACCCGAATAAGTGTTAATTGTAAGTTGTCCTCTAAAGTATGAAATATGAATTATGAGGGATGAGAAAAATCATTTCATCCTTTATGCTTTATTCTTCAGCCTTTCGCTTTCAACCTTTAGCCTACCCAAATATGCGGGTTTTCCTCTGGAGTACGGGAAAGCTGGCAAAAGGGCATCTACATTATTGACTGTGAGTATCCTGGAGAATTCACATGGACACATATAATAAACAGTCTCTTAGCACTGTTCGGGCATCGCATCGGCGAGACAGAGATAACTTCAAGGATACTGCCTTGGGTTTAGTATCTACCCTCAGCTTTCCGGCAATCGTCGGAACTGCTGACATGATGTTGAAATCCGCTGGAGTTCATCTGGTTGGATATGAAAAAATTGGTAGTGGTCACTGTACAGCTATTGTTCGAGGTGGCATAGCTGATGTGCGTTTAGCAGTTGAGTCAGGTGTACAAACGGCTGAACAGTTTGGTCAATTGGTTTCTAGTTTGGTGATTCCTCGCCCTTTTCCTAATCTGGATGTAGTGCTGCCCATTACTAATAGATTAAGTAAATATATGGAAGAAGGAAGTTATAGCCGGTTGAGTAACCTCGCTATTGGACTCGTGGAAACACGGGGATTTCCAGCGATGGTAGGAGCTTGCGATGCCATGTTGAAATCAGCTGATGTGCAGTTAGCAGCCTATGAAAAAATTGGTGCGGGGTTATGTACAGCCATTATTCGTGGCTCTGTGGCTAATGTCGCGGTAGCAGTGGAAGCTGGAATGTATGAAGCAGAACGGATTGGGGAATTGAATGCTGTGATGGTGATTCCTCGGCCATTGGATGAATTAGAACAAACCTTACCTGTTGCAAGTTGTTGGATAGAAGAACGGCAACCAATTAAGATGCCTGTGAATATTAAGGAGCAAGTCGCTGAGTTAGAGATACTCCAGTTGCCTGATTTAGCTAAGTTACCTGCAAAAGTTACCGAAGAATTATGGAATGATGAATGATGAATTAAGAATTGTGAGTGATGAATTGTGGGAAAATTCTCATCAGCATTCATATTCAGCATTCATCTTTGGTTGGAAGGCATCTTACGCTTCGCTTGTTGTTTTGATCATAACTTTTACGGACTATAAATCAAATATCTTTCTTTTAATAGCGAATATAGATTTTTATCTATACTAAAACTCATAACTTCGTATGAGCGACACGCCATGATTTGCAGGTGTTCCGTGATACTAGTTTTATATCTATAAGATCGCTATTAGAGGAGAATCACCTTTGAACCAAGCGACGCTACACCAGTTGAAGGTATTTGAGGCGGCGGCTCGACATGGTAGCTTTACTCGTGCTGCGGAAGAATTATTTCTTACCCAGCCTACAGTTTCCATGCAAATCAAGCAATTAACAAAATCTGTGGGCTTACCATTATTTGAGCAGGTTGGGAAACGCTTGTATTTGACGGAAGCGGGTAGAGAACTTTTTGCTACTTGTCGACAAATTTTTGAAACTATCGCTCAGTTTGAGATGAAGGTTGCTGATTTAAAAGGGCTAAAACAAGGGCAATTACGTTTAGCAGTTATCACCACAGCCAAGTATTTTATTCCACGTCTATTAGGCCCATTTTGTCAGCGTTACCCAGGAATTGATATTTCCTTGCAAGTAACAAATCACGAAAAAATTATTGAGAGGATGATGAATAACCTGGATGACTTGTATATTATGAGTCAGGTTCCAGAACATTTGGATGTGAATTGTGAACCGTTTTTAGACAACCCTTTGGTAGTTTTTGCTCCGGTGAATCATCCCCTAGCAAAGGAAAAAAATATCTCAATTCAAGAGCTAAATAATCAACCTTTTATTATGCGAGAACCAGGTTCAGGTACTCGCCGTGCTGTGCAGGCTCTATTAGAAGAACACGGGATAACAGTGAATGTAAAGCTGGAATTGGGGAGTAATGAAGCTATTAAGCAAGCGATCGCCGGAGGTTTAGGAATCTCTGTGTTATCTCGTCATACTTTACTCTCAGATGCCTCGGAGTTTAGCATTTTAGATGTGCAGCACTTTCCCATTAAGCGAGCTTGGTACATGGTTTATCCGGCAGGTAAACAGCTATCAATTGTAGCTCGTACCTATTATGAGTATTTGCTGGATGCGGCAAAGACATTTGTTGAGCAGACTGAAATTCCTGTTTATAGTACTGTTGATTGAGTTTTGAGATCTAAGCTTCAACTTGTTTGGCTTGAAGCATCTGAACCATGACAAAATTAACCAGCAGAGTCATTTGATATGGGGAAAGCTGGCAGTGACACACCCGGAAACTCCTTCTCTAAGAAAAACAGTGCCAACTCAGGTAGTAGCTGTGACGGTATACAGCGATCAAGCCTTAGTTACAAGACAAGGTGTCGTTGCTTTAACAGGGACGGAAAGGGAATTGGTGATTAATTCACTGCCAGTAACTCTAGAATCTGATTCTGTTAGGGTGGGTGGTCAAGGTACGGTAGGAGTAAGTTTGTTGAGTGTTAGTAGCGATCGCATCTACACCACCGAACCTGTTGCCGAACGAGTCGCACATTTAAACAGCCAAATTCAACAAATAGAAGCAGAAAAACGCAATTTGCAAGCGCAAATTGATGCCTTAGCTTTACAGGCAAAATTTATTGAAGGCTTGCGGGAAAAAACAGAAGAACCATTTGCTCAAAGTTTGTCTCGCAAAAATCTCAGCCTCAGCGAAACCTTAGATTTTTTGAACTTTTTAGGCAGCCAGTATAGCGAATATGCGATCGCATCTGGAGATTACAATAGCCAACAGCAGGAACTAGACAAGCAACTACAGGCACTCCGCGCCACATTACACAATATTCAAACACCCCATCCCCAAGAAAGTTTTAGCTTGGTTGTCGGTATAGAAGTTGCTGGCGAAGGCGAGTTTGAGTTAGAAGT
This window of the Nostoc sp. HK-01 genome carries:
- a CDS encoding microcompartment protein → MDTYNKQSLSTVRASHRRDRDNFKDTALGLVSTLSFPAIVGTADMMLKSAGVHLVGYEKIGSGHCTAIVRGGIADVRLAVESGVQTAEQFGQLVSSLVIPRPFPNLDVVLPITNRLSKYMEEGSYSRLSNLAIGLVETRGFPAMVGACDAMLKSADVQLAAYEKIGAGLCTAIIRGSVANVAVAVEAGMYEAERIGELNAVMVIPRPLDELEQTLPVASCWIEERQPIKMPVNIKEQVAELEILQLPDLAKLPAKVTEELWNDE
- a CDS encoding transcriptional regulator LysR family protein — encoded protein: MNQATLHQLKVFEAAARHGSFTRAAEELFLTQPTVSMQIKQLTKSVGLPLFEQVGKRLYLTEAGRELFATCRQIFETIAQFEMKVADLKGLKQGQLRLAVITTAKYFIPRLLGPFCQRYPGIDISLQVTNHEKIIERMMNNLDDLYIMSQVPEHLDVNCEPFLDNPLVVFAPVNHPLAKEKNISIQELNNQPFIMREPGSGTRRAVQALLEEHGITVNVKLELGSNEAIKQAIAGGLGISVLSRHTLLSDASEFSILDVQHFPIKRAWYMVYPAGKQLSIVARTYYEYLLDAAKTFVEQTEIPVYSTVD
- a CDS encoding hexapeptide repeat-containing transferase, giving the protein MSVPPLRLHNHFEPYISGDVTIHPSAVLAPGVILQAATNSKIIIGTGVCIGMGSILQVNEGTLEVEAGANLGAGFLMVGAGKIGTNACIGAATTVFNCSVEPGRVVPPSSVLGDTSRQISLSQTQEPLTNNAVSPNLQEQQPEENNFVGSQEKPISISSTNLSASAFLELNHQSISIPQPSPTPSAQPPPPEQDETAAGSSEISADNSESSDIFGTQIYGQGSIHRLLTTLFPHRQSLNNPKSDEPPE